One genomic region from Candidatus Neomarinimicrobiota bacterium encodes:
- the glgP gene encoding alpha-glucan family phosphorylase produces the protein MVNAIKSFVVEPYIPDKIKRLKELAYNLWWVWEADARELFIRLDMELWEKSNHNPVFILNNIDQKVLEEKAEDDTYLFLYNRVLEKFDQFINKEPWFKKKNGYTEDLQIAYFSMEYGLTECLPIYSGGLGVLSGDHLKSASELGIPLFGVGLLYRRGYFKQKLNINGWQDEEYLNYDFYNLPVLPLVDENNNPVVIEVDFPGRKVKVNVWKVLIGRIILYLLDTDNPDNAERDRRVTESLYGGDLETRIQQEIVLGMGGTKLIEYLGDGRIIYHLNEGHSAFSALERVRSLIKREGLNFPEALEVVKSGTVFTTHTPVKAGIDIFPRELMEKYFSNYCRDLGIKFDQLWQLGVGDNSGDNSFSMAILAIKLSNKINSVSKLHRSVSRRMWRNLWKGLIEDEVPIIHITNGVHQPSWISKEMADLFDRYIGPKWKEEPADQKIWEKVEEIPDVELWKTHERRKERLIGFARRELKKQYIRLGKSKSEVERIDSVLDTDAMAIGFARRFAAYKRGALIFHNPDRLAKILTNKEMPVQIIIAGNAHPKDMEGKKLIKKIIDISNEEPFRQSIVFLESYNINIARYMLQGCDVWLNNPRRGLEACGTSGMKAVANGGIHVSTLDGWWDEAYNPEIGWAIGRREEYADYDYWDEQDANALYNLLEKEIIPLYFKRDKNGMPRDWIKLMKRSMISICPVFNTNRMLYEYTDKMYKCSYEAMIKLKDNNYRLAREFAKWKDKLAKNWVMAKILKVEDNFSNRIKITDSLEIISTISLGELDPEDVCVQIYYGKIGFDMQIVDGKFVEMEMIEKRGEDYIYRATISSWQSGLNGYSIRIIPKHKELGIVYDNDLIYWYL, from the coding sequence ATGGTTAATGCGATAAAATCTTTTGTAGTTGAGCCATACATTCCAGATAAAATTAAAAGACTGAAGGAACTGGCTTACAATCTCTGGTGGGTATGGGAAGCTGATGCAAGGGAGCTATTCATCAGATTGGACATGGAATTATGGGAAAAAAGTAACCATAATCCAGTTTTTATATTGAATAATATAGACCAAAAGGTACTTGAGGAAAAAGCAGAGGATGATACATATCTATTTCTTTATAATAGAGTTTTAGAAAAATTTGATCAATTCATTAACAAAGAGCCCTGGTTTAAGAAAAAAAACGGATATACTGAAGATTTACAGATTGCCTATTTTTCTATGGAGTACGGTTTAACGGAATGTCTACCTATATACTCAGGTGGACTTGGTGTATTGTCTGGTGATCATTTAAAAAGTGCTTCAGAACTGGGGATACCTCTTTTCGGTGTTGGACTTCTTTATAGAAGAGGTTATTTTAAACAGAAATTAAATATAAACGGGTGGCAAGACGAGGAATATCTGAATTATGATTTTTATAACTTGCCAGTATTACCTTTAGTCGATGAAAACAATAATCCTGTCGTTATCGAGGTTGATTTCCCTGGGAGAAAAGTAAAGGTTAATGTATGGAAAGTGCTAATTGGTAGAATAATTCTGTACTTGCTTGATACCGATAATCCAGATAATGCCGAACGTGATAGAAGAGTAACAGAGAGCTTATATGGTGGCGATCTTGAGACTAGGATTCAGCAGGAAATTGTGCTCGGAATGGGTGGAACAAAACTTATAGAATATCTTGGAGATGGGAGGATAATCTATCATCTTAATGAAGGACATTCTGCTTTTTCAGCTCTTGAAAGAGTTAGAAGTCTTATAAAAAGAGAAGGGTTAAATTTTCCGGAAGCACTTGAAGTCGTAAAGTCGGGGACGGTATTTACGACACATACACCTGTTAAAGCAGGAATTGATATTTTCCCAAGAGAACTAATGGAAAAATATTTTTCTAACTACTGTAGGGATTTAGGGATTAAATTTGATCAATTATGGCAATTAGGGGTAGGCGATAATAGCGGAGATAATAGTTTTTCTATGGCTATTTTAGCAATTAAGCTTTCTAATAAGATAAATTCTGTAAGTAAGTTGCACAGAAGTGTATCTCGCAGAATGTGGAGAAATCTATGGAAAGGTCTTATAGAGGATGAAGTCCCAATAATACATATTACCAATGGTGTTCATCAGCCATCCTGGATTTCAAAGGAAATGGCTGACCTTTTTGATCGTTATATCGGTCCAAAATGGAAAGAAGAACCGGCAGACCAGAAAATTTGGGAGAAAGTAGAAGAAATACCTGATGTAGAACTATGGAAAACACACGAACGTAGAAAAGAAAGATTGATTGGTTTTGCCAGAAGGGAACTAAAAAAACAATATATTAGACTTGGTAAATCAAAATCTGAGGTCGAAAGAATTGATTCAGTTCTTGATACCGATGCAATGGCAATTGGCTTTGCAAGAAGGTTTGCAGCTTATAAGAGAGGGGCATTGATTTTTCACAATCCCGACAGGTTAGCAAAGATTTTAACCAATAAAGAAATGCCAGTCCAGATCATAATAGCAGGGAATGCGCATCCCAAGGATATGGAGGGTAAAAAGTTAATAAAAAAGATTATAGATATTTCGAATGAGGAGCCATTCCGTCAGTCAATTGTATTTCTAGAAAGCTACAATATAAATATTGCTCGATATATGTTGCAGGGTTGTGATGTCTGGTTGAATAATCCTCGTCGCGGTCTGGAGGCATGTGGTACAAGCGGTATGAAGGCTGTGGCCAATGGTGGTATTCATGTCAGTACTCTTGATGGTTGGTGGGATGAGGCATATAATCCCGAAATAGGATGGGCAATAGGTAGGCGGGAAGAGTATGCTGATTATGATTACTGGGACGAACAGGATGCAAATGCACTGTATAATTTACTTGAAAAGGAAATTATTCCTCTATATTTCAAGAGAGATAAAAATGGTATGCCAAGAGATTGGATTAAATTAATGAAAAGATCCATGATATCAATCTGCCCTGTTTTTAATACAAATAGAATGTTATATGAATATACGGATAAAATGTATAAATGTTCTTATGAGGCTATGATAAAGCTTAAAGATAACAATTATAGATTGGCAAGAGAGTTCGCCAAATGGAAGGATAAACTGGCAAAAAATTGGGTAATGGCTAAGATTTTAAAAGTAGAAGATAATTTTAGCAACCGGATAAAAATAACTGATAGTCTTGAGATTATCTCAACTATTTCCTTAGGTGAACTGGATCCTGAAGATGTTTGTGTACAAATCTATTATGGAAAAATTGGGTTTGATATGCAAATTGTAGATGGAAAGTTTGTAGAAATGGAAATGATTGAAAAAAGAGGAGAAGATTATATATATAGAGCTACCATATCTTCGTGGCAGAGCGGTCTTAATGGTTATTCCATTAGAATTATTCCGAAACATAAAGAGCTTGGCATAGTTTATGACAACGATTTAATATACTGGTACTTATAA
- a CDS encoding lipopolysaccharide biosynthesis protein: protein MIEKQIIKTFIVQVFSAICGVAVIKIFATLLSKESMGIFVLIRRLVLFGYPIFLFNLQTSLSKFISADEQNSKNYLKATLITFFVNYGVFIFISIIYRNGLVNLIFNDNKYKYLLLPLSAYILSVCIYYITLSYFRGLRKFNYMNLVNLVFWFISLSTVFLLFLLNVKENYIISTYFLLFSLLNIVIIGIIYFKFYRNTKIIYKDYNLIINNRPDVSGFFRYGIFRLPSIFFSAGIFFLPVYFTSKLYGLVETAVVGLIIYIIQVFEIFASALGLVLLPEFSFRAKKYSEEKVKEDFDKIFEVSISIFIPLGLFLFLFMKEIVIIIFNSSYLEYENLFRLSGLFVGFYLTYAICRSILDGLFIKPYTTLVNFIGMITFLVFFLLLKDLKFYGNIYSFIVTIIILFISTLTILKLKLKSYSISYYYLIILIWEFLVFILFYIILKNLNLNKYILLIKIAMSIVVLWMTFALYKKLNLYWINRLCKSNIFNLFLSIKR, encoded by the coding sequence TTGATTGAAAAACAAATTATAAAAACTTTCATAGTCCAAGTATTTAGTGCAATATGCGGTGTTGCAGTAATTAAGATATTTGCTACGCTATTGTCAAAAGAATCGATGGGGATATTTGTTCTTATTAGAAGATTAGTACTTTTTGGATATCCCATATTTTTATTTAATTTACAGACATCTCTGTCCAAATTTATTAGCGCTGACGAACAGAATTCAAAAAATTATCTTAAAGCCACTTTGATAACTTTTTTTGTAAATTATGGAGTATTTATTTTTATTAGCATTATATATAGAAATGGACTGGTAAATTTGATTTTTAATGATAATAAATATAAATATTTACTCTTACCATTAAGCGCATATATCTTATCTGTTTGTATTTATTATATAACCCTTAGTTATTTCAGAGGGCTTAGGAAATTCAATTATATGAACCTAGTTAATCTTGTATTCTGGTTTATTTCTTTGAGCACAGTTTTTTTGTTATTTCTGCTAAATGTAAAAGAAAATTATATTATATCAACCTATTTTTTATTATTTTCACTTTTAAATATTGTAATTATTGGGATTATTTACTTTAAGTTTTATAGAAATACAAAAATTATTTATAAAGATTATAATTTAATAATTAATAACAGACCTGATGTCTCTGGGTTTTTTAGATATGGTATATTTAGATTGCCATCAATTTTTTTTTCAGCAGGAATTTTTTTTCTTCCTGTTTATTTTACTTCGAAATTATATGGTTTAGTTGAAACAGCAGTAGTAGGTCTTATTATTTATATAATTCAAGTGTTTGAAATCTTCGCATCCGCATTGGGATTAGTTCTATTACCGGAGTTTTCCTTCAGAGCAAAAAAATACAGCGAAGAAAAGGTTAAAGAAGATTTTGATAAGATATTTGAAGTTTCTATTTCTATTTTCATCCCATTGGGACTGTTTTTATTTTTATTTATGAAAGAAATAGTAATTATCATTTTTAACAGTAGTTATCTTGAATATGAAAACTTATTTAGATTAAGTGGGTTATTCGTTGGATTTTATTTAACATATGCTATATGTAGAAGTATACTTGATGGTTTATTTATTAAACCCTATACAACATTAGTAAATTTTATAGGTATGATTACTTTTCTGGTTTTTTTTCTGCTTTTAAAAGATTTAAAATTTTATGGTAATATCTATTCGTTCATTGTAACAATTATTATATTATTTATTTCAACTTTAACAATATTGAAACTAAAATTAAAATCTTATTCAATCAGTTATTATTATTTGATAATCTTAATATGGGAATTTTTGGTGTTTATTCTCTTTTATATTATTTTGAAGAATTTGAATTTGAACAAATATATATTGTTAATAAAGATTGCAATGAGTATAGTAGTATTGTGGATGACTTTTGCGTTATATAAAAAATTAAACTTGTACTGGATTAATCGTTTGTGCAAAAGTAATATTTTTAATTTATTTTTATCTATAAAAAGGTAG
- a CDS encoding glycosyltransferase family 2 protein: MNFCERIILDNFPLISIVIAIRNEEKYIKKCLESCYNQTLSKRLYEILIIDGMSNDSTLSIVNNFVEKHKNLRIKILSNTKKIQAVGWNIGIKNAKGKYIILLSGHAYLTIDYLEKCLMFHAKYDAPCIGGVVKLVGEDNKSKSIGAAFNSIIGSGNAKYWCGTKIEYVETLLFGMYKKEVIEEVGYIDENLVRGEDWELNYKIVKKFGKMLLIPEIKSFLYAKSNFKNLFKRQFIAGLWKPYIFKKHPKSILFRHLLPPIFTFATFLSIIISIILKTPTITLSIIIPYLLVISSYSILLKIKDKSLSITYLIISFLIIHFTYGMGLILGIFKFLF; the protein is encoded by the coding sequence ATGAATTTTTGTGAGAGAATAATTTTGGATAACTTTCCATTAATATCTATAGTAATAGCCATAAGGAACGAAGAAAAATATATCAAAAAGTGTTTAGAAAGTTGCTATAATCAAACATTGTCTAAAAGACTATATGAAATACTCATCATAGATGGCATGAGTAATGACTCCACATTATCAATTGTAAACAATTTTGTTGAAAAACATAAAAATCTTAGAATAAAAATTCTATCAAATACAAAGAAAATACAAGCAGTTGGATGGAATATTGGAATAAAAAACGCAAAAGGGAAATATATAATACTATTATCAGGTCATGCCTATCTCACTATAGATTATTTGGAAAAATGTCTTATGTTTCATGCAAAGTACGATGCTCCTTGTATCGGGGGAGTAGTAAAACTCGTAGGTGAAGATAACAAAAGTAAATCAATAGGGGCAGCGTTCAATAGCATTATTGGTTCAGGAAATGCGAAGTATTGGTGCGGTACTAAAATTGAGTACGTGGAAACTTTGCTCTTTGGAATGTATAAAAAAGAAGTGATTGAAGAAGTCGGATATATTGATGAAAATTTAGTTAGAGGAGAGGACTGGGAATTAAATTATAAAATAGTGAAAAAATTCGGTAAAATGCTACTTATACCAGAAATAAAATCATTTTTATACGCAAAATCAAACTTTAAAAACCTTTTTAAAAGACAATTTATTGCTGGATTATGGAAACCTTATATTTTCAAAAAACACCCCAAATCAATATTATTTCGTCATTTGCTGCCACCTATTTTTACTTTTGCGACATTTCTATCTATAATAATTTCAATTATTTTAAAAACACCTACGATAACACTATCAATTATAATCCCATACTTATTGGTAATAAGTAGTTATAGTATTCTTTTAAAAATAAAAGATAAAAGTTTATCTATAACATATCTGATAATATCCTTTTTGATTATACATTTTACGTATGGAATGGGACTTATCTTAGGAATCTTTAAATTTTTATTTTAG
- a CDS encoding N-acetyltransferase — MKLDQKYIKDNFIRISDDVILGENVKIFCFVNIYGCEIGDKTKIGPFVEIQKGVKVGKRCKISSHSFICEGVTIEDEVFIGHNVTFINDLYPRATNADGELQTEKDWKVIPTVVKKGASIGSSATILAGVVIGEYSIVGAGAVVTKDVPPYTIVAGVPAKEIRKIDF; from the coding sequence ATGAAACTTGACCAAAAATATATTAAAGACAATTTTATAAGAATTAGTGATGATGTTATTTTGGGGGAAAATGTTAAAATATTTTGTTTTGTTAACATCTATGGCTGTGAAATTGGAGATAAAACTAAAATTGGTCCATTTGTAGAAATCCAGAAGGGTGTAAAAGTAGGAAAAAGGTGTAAAATATCTTCACATTCATTTATCTGTGAAGGTGTTACAATAGAAGATGAAGTGTTTATTGGACATAATGTAACATTTATAAATGATCTTTATCCAAGAGCAACAAATGCTGATGGTGAATTACAGACAGAAAAGGACTGGAAGGTAATTCCAACAGTAGTAAAGAAAGGTGCATCAATCGGATCGTCTGCTACTATTTTGGCCGGAGTTGTAATTGGTGAATATTCAATAGTTGGGGCAGGGGCTGTTGTTACCAAGGATGTACCTCCTTATACGATTGTGGCTGGTGTACCAGCAAAAGAAATCAGAAAGATTGATTTTTAA
- a CDS encoding Gfo/Idh/MocA family oxidoreductase produces MNVVVIGLGYWGPNLVRNFLSTPQVKKVYGFDKEKNRHTIIKSRYPSVEIIEDMEAVFKNKDIDAIAIATPVATHYPLCKKALECGKHVLLEKPMTSSVRHAEELISIAEKNGLVLMVDHTFLYTGAVRKIKEIIESGDIGDIYYFDSVRVNLGLFQHDVNVVWDLAAHDVSIMKYIIKSKVKAVLASGIAHYNNIEDIAYITIFLDDGLIAHFHVNWLAPTKVRKILIGGTKKMIVYDDTEPSEKVKVYDKGIIATNQEGVHRMLISYRTGDMYAPKLDDTEALTLVCKDFVESIINHKNPISDCYLGLDVVKILEASEFSIKNDSIKVRF; encoded by the coding sequence GTGAATGTTGTTGTTATAGGATTGGGATATTGGGGACCAAACTTGGTCAGAAATTTTTTGTCAACTCCTCAGGTTAAAAAAGTTTACGGTTTTGACAAAGAGAAAAATCGTCACACTATAATAAAATCAAGGTACCCATCGGTAGAAATTATAGAGGATATGGAAGCAGTTTTTAAAAACAAAGATATTGATGCTATCGCAATTGCGACTCCTGTTGCTACTCATTATCCTTTATGTAAGAAGGCGTTAGAGTGCGGTAAGCATGTACTGTTAGAGAAGCCAATGACTTCATCAGTAAGGCATGCAGAGGAACTAATAAGTATAGCAGAGAAGAATGGTTTGGTACTGATGGTTGACCATACATTTTTATATACAGGTGCTGTCAGGAAAATAAAGGAAATTATTGAAAGTGGTGATATCGGTGATATATATTATTTTGATTCAGTAAGAGTAAATCTAGGTCTGTTTCAGCATGATGTCAATGTTGTTTGGGACTTAGCTGCCCATGATGTTTCAATTATGAAGTATATTATTAAATCAAAAGTAAAAGCTGTATTGGCAAGTGGTATAGCACATTATAATAATATAGAGGACATTGCATATATTACAATTTTCTTAGATGATGGATTAATTGCTCATTTTCATGTGAATTGGTTAGCACCGACAAAAGTGAGAAAAATTTTAATTGGTGGGACAAAGAAAATGATTGTATATGATGATACAGAGCCAAGTGAAAAAGTTAAAGTATATGATAAAGGAATTATAGCGACTAATCAGGAAGGGGTACATAGAATGCTGATATCGTATAGAACAGGAGATATGTATGCACCGAAATTAGATGATACAGAAGCTTTAACTTTGGTATGTAAAGATTTTGTTGAAAGTATTATCAATCATAAAAATCCTATATCTGACTGTTATTTAGGCCTTGATGTTGTTAAAATATTAGAAGCATCTGAGTTTTCTATAAAAAACGATAGCATCAAGGTTAGGTTTTAA
- a CDS encoding DegT/DnrJ/EryC1/StrS family aminotransferase, with protein MKVPFLDLNIQYNMIKNEIWEAFNNIFENSSFVMGEYVKKFEKKFSEMHNVRYCIGVSSGTAGNHLVLWGLGIKPGDEVVIPVNTFIATAWGVILCGAKPVFVDCNEESYNIDPLKIESVISRNTKAVVAVHLYGQPADMDSLSELAKRYNLVLVEDAAQSHLAEYKGKKVGGIGVAASFSFYPGKNLGAYGEAGAVMTNDEALAEKFYLMRNHGSKDKYNHVVFGHNYRMENIQGAVLYVKLKYLKEWTEKRRKVARCYNEFLSGIEQIILPKEMDYSYHVYHLYVIQINREVKNRKEIRDKLRSYLYDRGVGTGLHYPIPLHLQPCFEYLGYKKGDFPVAEDLADGGISLPIYPEITNEQIYYVSRCIKDFLKKMI; from the coding sequence ATTAAAGTTCCATTTTTAGATCTAAACATACAATATAACATGATTAAAAATGAAATATGGGAAGCTTTTAATAATATTTTTGAAAATTCTTCGTTTGTTATGGGAGAATATGTTAAAAAATTTGAAAAAAAATTTTCAGAAATGCATAATGTAAGGTATTGCATTGGTGTTAGCAGTGGAACTGCTGGAAATCATTTGGTATTATGGGGACTGGGTATAAAACCTGGTGATGAAGTTGTAATACCGGTCAATACATTTATTGCCACTGCTTGGGGCGTAATATTGTGTGGTGCTAAACCTGTATTTGTTGATTGCAATGAAGAAAGTTATAATATTGATCCTTTAAAAATTGAATCTGTAATTTCTAGAAATACAAAAGCTGTTGTAGCTGTGCATTTATATGGACAGCCTGCTGATATGGATTCATTAAGCGAATTAGCGAAAAGATATAATTTGGTTTTAGTGGAGGATGCAGCTCAATCACATTTAGCAGAGTATAAAGGTAAAAAAGTGGGTGGTATTGGAGTAGCTGCATCTTTTAGTTTTTATCCAGGGAAAAATCTGGGAGCCTATGGTGAAGCAGGAGCAGTGATGACAAATGACGAGGCACTTGCTGAAAAGTTTTATTTGATGAGGAATCATGGATCTAAAGATAAATATAATCATGTCGTATTTGGACATAACTATCGAATGGAAAATATTCAAGGGGCAGTTTTATATGTAAAATTAAAATATTTAAAAGAATGGACAGAAAAAAGAAGAAAGGTGGCCAGATGTTATAATGAGTTTCTATCGGGGATAGAACAGATAATTCTCCCTAAGGAAATGGATTATTCCTATCATGTGTATCATTTATATGTAATCCAAATAAATAGAGAAGTAAAAAATAGAAAAGAAATAAGAGATAAGTTAAGAAGTTATCTTTATGACAGAGGTGTAGGTACTGGATTGCATTATCCGATACCACTTCATTTACAACCATGTTTTGAATACCTTGGATATAAAAAGGGTGATTTCCCTGTTGCGGAGGATCTAGCGGATGGGGGAATTTCTTTACCTATTTACCCTGAGATTACAAATGAGCAGATATATTATGTTTCCCGATGCATAAAAGATTTTTTAAAAAAAATGATATAG
- a CDS encoding PAS domain S-box protein: MKKKINSINLDIIVNVIDELVVYQSLNRKVLFANNAACKAARKKVSDILGSYCYEIWGDSPYKVCDDCPIETVIKSNKPYSNIKIHRDGSRWFIKGYPVVDNRNEMIGVIEIASDITELLDYEQRYRTLVENINDAVVICQNSKIIYCNRKFPELLGYDYDEIKNLEFDLFDKVCQKEKSKIIREKCPSRIETVLKRKDGCDINVEASVNVVNFSGKPATLLIIRDISERKRYEEKIAEISKITHNAPISIVAFNEKFEIIYANRFFSNLYGYNTDEILGKKVFSLYGEPNPIDHFKKVIKTCKDKGVYRGYELRKRKDGSLFWVSVSVNEIRNDSGKFLFYTDNSRDYSEEKKAQDRLKESEEKYRRVVEYSHEGIVVIDDSFRITFANDTITKITGYSKSELEYADFRKFLTPDSVKIAERNYLEKINSKNFSPKHTIKVICKDGKIKVLEVSSIYFKDNDKISVVAHLLDITEKQKAEQRIKELTSQIEKFSRISADILTVGDKKELFKRMCRAIVDVSDYNRVLMYTFISEYPYREILGYYGIKKGKVGKMLKSGLNKDDYLKLLEKGIKVGEQSCYILHTMKDLVRKDSVDFGRIEYPRRKDGWHNKDSLLISLKNSGGEVIGIISVDDSKSGMIPNDDIVKPLEIFANHISQIIQLRKMEEEREKIHRFMAESEKMRALGEVAGGVAHDFNNLLSTIIGRLQMLLNKCDDQDLVNELKIIEKAAIDGTEIVKRIQSFTKFGSKKEGTLVDITHVINDSVSFTKGKWKHEMERAGKKINIKKFYDDSFYVYGKETELREAFTNIILNAIDAMPNGGDLSIIVKPKGRYVEIEFIDTGIGMGEETLKRIYEPFFTTKGSKGTGLGMSMVYGIVKNHEGDIYVESELSKGTSIKIRLPLSSKKSANFERTGKIKGEDALLPRLNVLVVDDEDGPRGILKDILLSFGMNVKTAENGKNALDIFKNDGDIELVCTDIGMPGLSGWDIAMEMRKLKKDIKIILITGWGLEMEVKNRKKVLVNKIVSKPYDIHDIFVAIKELFPAKNGVGKN; encoded by the coding sequence TTGAAGAAAAAAATAAACAGCATAAATTTAGATATAATAGTCAATGTGATTGATGAACTTGTGGTTTATCAATCACTTAACAGGAAAGTACTATTTGCTAATAACGCGGCTTGCAAGGCTGCCAGAAAAAAGGTCTCTGATATTCTGGGTAGTTATTGTTATGAAATATGGGGAGATAGTCCCTATAAAGTATGTGATGATTGTCCGATTGAAACAGTTATCAAGAGTAATAAGCCATATTCCAATATAAAAATTCACAGAGATGGTAGCAGATGGTTTATCAAAGGGTATCCAGTAGTAGACAACCGTAATGAAATGATTGGCGTAATTGAAATAGCATCTGATATTACAGAACTTTTAGACTATGAACAAAGATATCGTACGCTAGTTGAGAATATAAATGATGCAGTAGTGATATGTCAGAATAGTAAAATTATATATTGTAATAGAAAATTTCCAGAACTGCTTGGCTATGATTATGATGAAATAAAAAATTTGGAATTTGATTTGTTTGATAAAGTTTGTCAGAAAGAAAAATCTAAAATTATAAGAGAAAAGTGTCCATCAAGAATAGAAACAGTATTAAAAAGAAAAGATGGGTGTGATATAAATGTGGAAGCCAGTGTTAATGTTGTAAATTTTTCTGGTAAACCTGCAACCTTGTTAATAATCAGGGATATTTCTGAAAGAAAACGATATGAAGAAAAGATAGCAGAAATAAGTAAAATAACTCACAATGCCCCTATTTCAATTGTGGCATTCAATGAAAAATTTGAAATAATTTACGCAAATAGGTTCTTCAGTAATTTGTATGGTTATAATACTGATGAAATACTTGGTAAAAAAGTCTTTAGTCTATATGGGGAACCAAATCCTATTGATCACTTTAAGAAGGTCATAAAAACGTGCAAAGATAAGGGAGTTTATAGAGGGTATGAATTGCGAAAAAGGAAAGATGGTTCACTTTTCTGGGTATCAGTCAGTGTAAATGAGATACGTAATGATTCAGGCAAATTTTTATTCTATACAGATAATTCGAGAGATTATAGTGAAGAAAAAAAGGCACAGGATAGGTTAAAAGAAAGCGAGGAAAAATATAGAAGAGTTGTTGAGTATTCTCATGAGGGTATAGTGGTGATTGATGACAGTTTTAGAATTACTTTTGCAAATGATACAATTACAAAAATAACAGGCTATAGTAAGTCGGAACTTGAGTATGCAGATTTTAGAAAATTTTTAACACCAGACAGCGTTAAAATTGCTGAAAGGAATTATCTCGAGAAGATAAACAGTAAAAATTTTAGTCCAAAACATACAATTAAGGTAATATGTAAAGATGGTAAGATAAAGGTTTTGGAGGTAAGCTCCATATATTTTAAGGATAATGATAAGATTTCAGTAGTTGCTCATTTGCTAGATATAACAGAAAAACAGAAAGCAGAACAGCGCATAAAGGAACTTACGTCACAAATTGAAAAATTTAGCAGGATATCCGCTGATATTTTGACTGTAGGTGATAAAAAAGAACTATTTAAAAGAATGTGCCGTGCGATTGTGGATGTTTCGGATTATAATAGAGTTCTGATGTACACATTTATTTCAGAATACCCCTATAGGGAGATACTGGGATATTATGGAATTAAAAAGGGAAAGGTGGGCAAGATGTTGAAGTCCGGGTTAAATAAGGATGATTATCTAAAATTATTAGAGAAAGGAATAAAAGTTGGTGAGCAGTCTTGTTATATTCTACATACAATGAAAGATCTGGTTAGGAAAGATTCTGTTGATTTTGGGAGAATCGAATATCCGCGAAGGAAGGATGGATGGCATAACAAAGATAGTTTACTTATTTCCTTGAAAAATAGCGGTGGAGAAGTAATCGGAATAATTTCTGTCGACGACTCTAAGAGTGGTATGATACCAAATGATGATATAGTAAAACCGCTTGAGATTTTTGCAAATCACATTTCTCAGATTATTCAATTAAGAAAAATGGAAGAAGAAAGGGAAAAAATTCATAGATTTATGGCAGAGTCAGAGAAGATGAGAGCTCTTGGAGAAGTAGCTGGAGGCGTAGCACATGATTTTAATAACCTTCTGAGTACAATTATTGGAAGGCTTCAAATGTTATTGAATAAATGTGATGACCAGGATTTAGTTAATGAACTTAAAATTATAGAAAAGGCAGCAATTGATGGGACGGAAATTGTAAAGAGGATACAGAGTTTTACTAAATTTGGGAGTAAAAAAGAAGGAACCCTTGTTGATATTACACATGTTATTAATGATAGCGTAAGTTTTACAAAAGGTAAATGGAAACATGAAATGGAAAGGGCAGGAAAGAAAATAAATATTAAGAAATTCTATGATGATAGTTTTTATGTTTATGGGAAAGAGACCGAATTGAGGGAAGCTTTTACTAATATTATTTTAAATGCTATAGATGCCATGCCAAATGGTGGAGATTTGTCTATTATTGTTAAGCCAAAAGGTAGATATGTTGAGATAGAATTCATCGATACCGGTATTGGTATGGGTGAAGAGACTTTAAAAAGAATATATGAACCTTTCTTCACAACTAAAGGAAGTAAGGGAACGGGCTTGGGAATGAGTATGGTATATGGTATAGTAAAGAACCATGAGGGAGATATATATGTTGAAAGCGAATTAAGCAAAGGGACATCAATAAAGATTAGACTACCACTTTCATCAAAAAAATCAGCTAATTTTGAAAGGACGGGAAAAATAAAGGGTGAAGATGCCTTACTTCCACGATTAAATGTCCTTGTTGTTGATGATGAGGATGGCCCGAGAGGAATTTTAAAAGATATTTTATTAAGTTTTGGAATGAATGTAAAGACAGCAGAGAATGGTAAGAACGCCTTAGATATTTTTAAAAATGATGGGGATATAGAATTAGTATGCACAGATATTGGAATGCCAGGCCTTTCAGGTTGGGATATAGCAATGGAGATGAGAAAATTAAAGAAGGATATAAAGATAATACTTATAACGGGATGGGGATTGGAAATGGAGGTAAAGAATAGAAAAAAAGTATTGGTTAACAAAATTGTTTCAAAACCTTATGACATTCACGATATATTTGTAGCTATCAAAGAGTTATTTCCGGCAAAGAATGGAGTTGGGAAAAATTGA